The Lepeophtheirus salmonis chromosome 6, UVic_Lsal_1.4, whole genome shotgun sequence DNA window GCTCCAGTTTTGCATATGAAGCATTGCTGCTTTATAGATGGGATTTGAAAGACCTAAGAAGGACCGATAAATGACACTGATTTTACATCCCAAATTAAGGACCGACACTACAAAAACAAAGATTCTTGTGTTCCAGGAGGAAAGCGgggaaatggaaaaaaattacacgcAACAATTTCTAGATGTATTAGttttctcttaaaatattttgtatagtaattcagataagaaatatttttttttctcataacaGCATAAAGCATTTCTTAAAGTAAATTAAGTCatctttcaaaaatcataaagcATGAAAAGTTGTATCGTGAACCGTTTTGacgataattgataaataaatcttttttttttacattgacaatcttcaaaactttgaggttgttgagctacctttaaacattgttcaattttagccttttgtatttttttatcaaaaagaacggGTTTTGACCCAACCACTTGGACATTTCAAAGAAATAGAAAACACCCTAATGTCTATGATTTATTGGGctgtatgatgtaaaaaaatatattggacatTTCTTTTATCTAGATTTTTgatcaagattatttttgtctCAACGCAGATCTTAATAACATTGAAACCGTATGAATCAGTCAATTtccatcataatatatatatactatgcaTCACTAATTCCAACAAAGGTTATaagtaaaatcaattttgagaaaataaataaatcattgaatGCAGTTTCCctacaaaaattcatagaaatttataaattttcttatagtTGAGGAGGAGCGTATGGCAAATTGGATTCAAAGAAACACGTAGTTATTTAGAATGCCTACATAAGAAGCCCCTCGTGAATACCTTTGAAGTATAAGGGGACATGAATACCATTACACGGCTTCCGATTAAACTTAATAATCCACAAGTACGAACTATTTGctagaaaagttataaaacagGGTCATATAGTGTTTTTAGaacttaaaaattgaatatttaggACAAAAAGCATACCAAAGTATTTTGGAAGCCTTAAAAAGGGAAATTAGTAATTGAGATTTTCTCATTTTGGAGGTATACacgattaaatatattaaatggttTACAAATATAGcgaaataaattcaaatgacattaattaatttattagaataaatttaaatacatatataaatatatcgcataaaattataattatataattatttggtaTCTATGAGACTAATGGATAATACTcggaaaaaaaggaatgaagAAAACAATGAACAATGAATTAATATAGAAATTGACTGGGGCTTTCCTTGGTTGAAAAATATGGAGtatacattttgcaaaaatattaaaagaccAATTATGAGTTTTTATTCCTCTCTTGAGAGTCGATTTGAACAACTTCCAACGCAGCATAGTAACCTTGTAGTAGAGCAAGGCCTGATTTGAGCAAAGCAAATGGGAATGTGACGGCTGCAGCAAtgtaaaagaagtaaaaatatccaGATGTGAAATAAGAAACGTACAAAGAGCCATAGAAGGCTTCGTTCATGAAGCACATATAGGTAAGAAAGgttttattttcatagtaaAAACGTAGAATGAAGGGAAGAGACTTATCCATTCCGGATTTGTGAGACGTTTGACCTCTCACAACGGATACATGGCAATGGATCCAGTGCATAGAGATGTCAATGATACTGGAAAGggataaaaagaatgaataggAAGGGTAGAAAATGCCAAGTGTGAAAACAAGGGCCATAGTGCCACAACGATCCGTGAGCATGTCAAGAAGAGCACCTAAACgactacattgattaaatttccgGGCAGCATAACCATCCACCATGTCCAAGGCGGCACTTAAACCATAGCAAGTGGCACAAAGGATGTAATGAGACTGCATTACGGCAATGGAGATAATAAGAAGGAAGATTCGGGTGTATCCAATCAGATTGGGAATGaaaagaaaacacatttttgtcTTGAGAAGACAATCCAGACTACACGGCTCTTGATTAGATCCTGACATTCTTCTTTTAACTTGATTctgtttatttaattagttaccACTTACAGCTTTAAAATGATTATGAATGAACCCTTAGAactgaaatatgtaaataaagtgACACACAAACAAATTGATAATCTTATTTggaaatgacgtcatgagtaGGGGTCTTTCTAAAGAAAGGGCTCCTGGTTCGATTCGGTTAAGTATGAATcagattatttaatatgattgataatTAGGACTATAAAGTttgcaataaaacaaaaatttcttgaatTGGACATATTATATCCATATAGAGTATGTAAGAAACtcgaaaagttaaaaaattataagaataattttgtaaGATGTCTTCTCTAtgatattctatattttagtgGACAATTccctaaaatttgttttatgaatataataattaataaaaccatGAATTtggtgttgtgtcagtcctcatTTAGAATTTAAGACTGCAGtctcgtccagttcagtctcggtctaGTCCAtgtcagtcctgcatatcagttctacaacttataaagttcggtccttgatgacgtcaactgtatttttttttttaacagttctagtactgacagtccgagggaccgacagtcttaaagaccggtcctaagactagactagaattgaacaaataaataacacaACACTAGGAATGATTGTGATGAATGTATCCAGTATGATTCATTAAATGATTTGAATATAGAacgacatctttttttttttggcgtaCGCTTATTTTGActgaaatgcaaaatatattttttcaaataaacaaagtcAAGTAAATGCAGTAAATTGAAGTTTAGAGAgagtctgcaggattatatatatataatgattatttattgtgATCTGGAGGGCCTCCAATAATAATATCGTTTTTGTaattgaaatgatatttgtttagtgcttaaaaaattaattatttctagaaatagGTAGTATATAAGGTGTTAATGTTTCAATTTAttgcatttactttattaatatgataatgataTGATTTGCACTCCCGTCAAGGACAAAAAATAGCGCGTTTCATATCCAATTCAAGCTCCTTTTATtggaaatcaatttaaaaaaaaataatagtgttggattcgtGTCAAACATTTCAAGTTCTGTGTTGATTTGAGTTCGAATTAGGACAATATACTTTTGAATTCGgtcgaattttaatttttgagaatttttatataattaatatgcaaAGCGTTTTCTGTTTTTTGAATACATCAACTGTTCTTTTGATAAGAAACATAACATGGGTGTGTGCTGGAGGGGGTGTAGATCCCTTcacaaatcaaggaattttggTATTAATTAGGCAAAAATTATcgctttgttaaaaaaaaaaaaaaaatagaaaatagaaattGCGCATCTTGGAGgtataaattactaaattttattagaatattaagTCTTggtttctttttcattaaacaaaattGCAAACTATTACTGTGTATTTGGATTATGAAGGTCAtatttgttatgtattgtcttttatttactattatctcatgacgtagggatttgttttaaatagatagtaatatACCTTTTATTAAGTAAAGTTTAGGGCATGAGTGTTATTTACTTACATTGATTTATAAACAAGGCTATAGTGAGTAGCGGCGTATTGcggaaaaataaaacaactccataagtaataattatgagtatcccaaggttaataaaaatactatattatactAAAGGATTAAATTTAATCGTTTAGGTTGGACAGAAGCATTACAAGAAAGTGGTGCATCAAAGACTATTtcgtcatgattttttattatttgaatggaaACGAGATGGATTTTCCCCCGCTAGGATGTGTTGGTGAACGGCTGAGtaggtaaataattaataaatactaattagtaattactattagtaattttccaaatttaaaagtaataagcTAATTGAGTAATAgtaatactttatacttataagtaaTAGCTAATACTGGGACTATATAATGGAGGGAGGGATTACTACTTCTTTTTCACTCGCACAACTTATAGACACTAGTAGCTACGGCTTGGAATTATAGTGACTATTAGTTATTACTCAGGAGAAGGAGAGATGCGAGGGAAAGAACTGGAGATTTACTTGGAACTCCCTGGATCCCAAAGACAGTGTGTTCAGAGGGATTTCATACAACGGATCTTCCTAACAAGTATTCACATATATGGATCTACATTCTCCCAATGGTTTCATTGGAATACCAGAGTCAAACGACTTCATCTTCTATTGACTACGTCAGGTTCCGTTCAAGGGACCTTCCTTCCTCACTCCCTGGATGTGATATTATCTCCTTGTAGAGAAGGATCCTTGAGGGGACAGATGCCCTGCACATCAACATCTGCAATCTGTGTCACTTCTCACCTATCACGGGCTTATCATTGACTTCACAAGAAATAGGAGGCTCCATAAAAATACTTCAACTTAATTAAAGGCTGTGTGTGACTCAGAAACAGAGAGGGTTACTCACTCTTTCTCTCCATCCTCAACTCCTTCATTGAAATCCGTGTGTCTATTCCTACTTAACTCAACACTGCTTCGTCTCTAAGAAATCTATTTCATTATCAGAGTCCTTCAGTGTCCTTGGTGTAGATCacgcagaaataacttatctttatcacatttacattatttatactttGAGATCTTTTTTCCACAATTTGTAATAAATCATTTCAATATGGCTACATTTTGAGACCTCATATCTGtagaaatatttacaatatcaaTCCCCACTTCGtaggatattttaattatatcaattataatttgacCTAAGTTTGATTCGTCATAAACATTTGGTGTAAAATAATATGCTTATACTTGCTTCCATCTCACTGTGGAAACTCCTGAAAGCATAAAAGCAAGAGCTTTTGTAGTATCACCTTCGAAATATGGAAAAGATGCTTCTCCAATTATAGAACCACTCTTGCCATGATAATCAAGTAAAACCTTAATTGAATACTCATCAAATATTCACAACGCTTTCCAATCAATTTCTAACATACTTCTGACCTTGTGCTTTAGCATGTCAAAGACTTCATTAGAGTTTCCGCcatgaaacataaataattctGTCCTTTTTTGTTAAGTTCTAGTGCAAGGAAAAGTTAAATACTCTCTTAATAAGAGAGAAGACTTCCTAcaagtcatttttaatttaaatgcatCTTTAATTGAATCATTATAAAAACCTcgacttatataaatttttaagatttttgatcaaatcaaagttATAACATTTCAATTGAACTTTCGTCTCTCAGACGACACATTTTTTGGcgcattattttaatagttgGTTTCAAATTGATGTTGTatcttttgtacataaatatggcAATCATGACACATAGTCTGCACTGTGACTTCTTTCTTACATTTGGAATCAAATATAGATGAGGGTAGATGATTATCTAACATTCTCATCGGTGATGCATCTGCTCATAATACATTATACATTTACTTCAAAAGTTATGATCAGGTGGTAGGACAGCTCGAATAATCGGAATTACTTcagattttaaaatcttttttactcATCCGATATGAATTTGagagaaataattttctatcaaaatgattttcacaaaTAAGTTAGGATGGAGATGGCTCCCAATTGGGAGGATATTGAAGGATAGataaccattattttcttctagtAAGTTCTTcagaact harbors:
- the LOC121119941 gene encoding CDP-diacylglycerol--inositol 3-phosphatidyltransferase-like encodes the protein MSGSNQEPCSLDCLLKTKMCFLFIPNLIGYTRIFLLIISIAVMQSHYILCATCYGLSAALDMVDGYAARKFNQCSRLGALLDMLTDRCGTMALVFTLGIFYPSYSFFLSLSSIIDISMHWIHCHVSVVRGQTSHKSGMDKSLPFILRFYYENKTFLTYMCFMNEAFYGSLYVSYFTSGYFYFFYIAAAVTFPFALLKSGLALLQGYYAALEVVQIDSQERNKNS